In the Acomys russatus chromosome 13, mAcoRus1.1, whole genome shotgun sequence genome, one interval contains:
- the Tmem52b gene encoding transmembrane protein 52B translates to MATRVQAAVASGLVYFMQLPGARCEENCANTEHCLTTDWVHLWYIWLLVVVGALLLLCGLTSVCLRCCLSHPENGDDGVPPPYEVTVIAFDHDSTLQSTITSLQSMFGPAARRILAVAHAHSSLGQLPSSVDTLPGYDEALRMSRFTVARCGQKAPDLPSVPEEKQLPPRGKETPQIEASPH, encoded by the exons CTTCCTGGGGCCAGATGTGAAGAGAACTGTGCCAACACTGAACA TTGCCTAACCACCGACTGGGTACATCTCTGGTATATATG GTTGCTGGTGGTAGTTGGTGCACTGCTGCTCCTGTGTGGCTTGACTTCAGTGTGCCTCCGCTGCTGTCTGAGCCATCCTGAAAACGGAGATGATGGGGTCCCACCACCCTATGAAGTGACCGTCATTGCTTTTGACCACGACAGCACTCTCCAGAGTACCATCACAT CTCTGCAGTCCATGTTTGGTCCTGCTGCGCGGAGAATCCTGGCAGTGGCTCACGCACACAGCTCCCTGGGCCAGCTGCCCTCCTCTGTGGACACACTTCCAGGCTATGATGAGGCTCTCCGCATGAGCCGCTTCACAGTGGCAAGGTGTGGGCAGAAAGCTCCCGACTTACCCTCAGTCCCAGAGGAAAAGCAACTGCCTCCTAGAGGGAAGGAGACTCCTCAGATAGAAGCCTCACCACACTGA